The Microcebus murinus isolate Inina chromosome 4, M.murinus_Inina_mat1.0, whole genome shotgun sequence genome has a segment encoding these proteins:
- the MRGPRG gene encoding mas-related G-protein coupled receptor member G, with protein MFGLFGFWKTFHSVAFYLSLAVGLCGLLGNGLVLWNLGLHIKKGPLSVYLLHLAAADFLFLGCQVGFSVAQAALGAEDLLYFVITFLGFAAGLCLLAAFSAERCVSDIFPGCYQRCRPRHASAVLCSLAWALTLPAVLVPAHACGLLWGPARPLACLRYHAASVTWLLALVCVACVAGLVLFIWVACCSQRQRPRFYGVTLGAVLLFSFCGLPFVLYWSLRPLLDFLLPIFPPLAAFLACINCSSKPVIYFAMGRQPGKREPLRAVLQRALGEAAEPAGAGPSLPLGSV; from the coding sequence ATGTTCGGGCTGTTCGGCTTCTGGAAGACCTTCCACAGCGTCGCCTTCTACCTGAGCCTGGCCGTCGGACTCTGCGGGCTGCTGGGCAACGGGCTGGTGCTCTGGAACCTGGGCCTGCACATCAAGAAGGGGCCCTTGTCCGTCTACCTGCTGCACCTGGCCGCCGCGGACTTCCTGTTCCTGGGCTGCCAGGTGGGCTTCTCCGTGGCGCAGGCCGCCCTGGGCGCCGAGGACCTGCTCTACTTCGTGATCACCTTCCTGGGCTTCGCGGCGGGGCTGTGTCTGCTGGCGGCCTTCAGCGCCGAGCGCTGCGTCTCCGACATCTTCCCCGGCTGCTACCAGCGCTGCCGGCCCAGGCACGCCTCGGCCGTGCTCTGCTCCCTGGCCTGGGCCCTGACCCTGCCGGCCGTGCTGGTGCCCGCCCACGCCTGCGGCCTGCTGTGGGGGCCCGCGCGCCCGCTGGCCTGCCTGCGCTACCACGCGGCCAGCGTCACCTGGCTCCTGGCGCTGGTCTGCGTGGCCTGCGTGGCCGGCCTGGTCCTCTTCATCTGGGTGGCCTGCTGCTCCCAGCGCCAGCGGCCCCGGTTCTACGGCGTCACGCTGGGCGCGGTGCTGCTGTTCTCCTTCTGCGGCCTGCCCTTCGTGCTCTACTGGAGCCTGCGGCCCCTCCTGGACTTCCTGCTGCCCATCTTCCCCCCGCTGGCCGCCTTCCTGGCCTGCATCAACTGCAGCTCCAAGCCAGTCATCTACTTCGCGATGGGCCGGCAGCCGGGGAAGCGGGAGCCGCTGCGGGCCGTCCTGCAGAGGGCCCTGGGGGAGGCGGCCGAGCCGGCTGGGGCGGGGCCGTCGCTGCCCCTGGGCTCCGTGTAG
- the MRGPRE gene encoding mas-related G-protein coupled receptor member E yields MESGEAGQRPVSPDGTQEDAAFNLVILCLTEGLGLGGLLGNGVVLWLLSCHVYGNPFATYLLDLACADLIFLGCHMVAVVPDLLRGQLRLPALVQTSLATLRFFCYIVGLSLLAAVSVEQCLATLFPAWYPCRRPRHLATCVCALTWALGLLLHLLLSGACTQLFGAPSRHLCKTLWLVAAALLAVLCGAMCGASLLLLLRVERGPQRPQPRGFSALVLLAVLLFLFCGLPFGIYWLSRNLHWHIPHYFYHLSFLTAGLHCAAKPALYLCLGGAPGRRLREPLRLVLRRALGGEAELGAGRETSRRGLVDIAA; encoded by the coding sequence ATGGAGTCTGGAGAAGCCGGACAGCGCCCGGTGTCCCCTGACGGCACCCAGGAGGACGCGGCTTTCAACCTGGTCATCCTGTGCCTCACCGAGGGCCTCGGCCTGGGCGGCCTGCTGGGGAACGGGGTGGTCCTCTGGCTGCTGAGCTGCCACGTCTACGGAAACCCCTTCGCCACCTACCTCCTGGACCTGGCCTGCGCCGACCTCATCTTCCTCGGCTGCCACATGGTGGCCGTCGTCCCCGACTTGCTGCGGGGCCAGCTGCGCCTCCCGGCCTTGGTGCAGACCAGCCTGGCCACCCTGCGGTTCTTCTGCTACATCGTGGGCCTGAGCCTGCTGGCGGCCGTCAGCGTGGAGCAGTGCCTGGCCACCCTCTTCCCCGCCTGGTACCCCTGCCGCCGCCCGCGCCACCTCGCCACCTGCGTGTGCGCCCTCACCTGGGCCCTGGGCCTGCTGCTGCACCTGCTGCTCAGCGGCGCCTGCACCCAGCTCTTCGGGGCCCCCAGCCGCCACCTGTGCAAGACGCTGTGGCTGGTGGCCGCCGCCCTGCTGGCCGTCCTGTGCGGCGCCATGTGCGGCGCCagcctgctcctgctgctgcgcGTGGAGCGCGGCCCGCAGCGGCCCCAGCCGCGGGGCTTCTCCGCCCTGGTGCTGCTGGccgtcctcctcttcctcttctgcgGCCTGCCCTTCGGCATCTACTGGCTGTCCCGGAACCTGCACTGGCACATCCCCCACTACTTCTACCACCTGAGCTTCCTCACCGCCGGCCTGCACTGCGCCGCCAAGCCCGCCCTCTACCTCTGCCTGGGCGGCGCCCCGGGCCGCAGGCTGCGCGAGCCCCTCCGCCTGGTGCTCCGACGGGCGCTGGGGGGCGAGGCCGAGCTGGGGGCCGGGAGGGAGACCTCCCGCCGGGGCCTCGTGGACATAGCAGCCTGA